A DNA window from Ficedula albicollis isolate OC2 chromosome 28, FicAlb1.5, whole genome shotgun sequence contains the following coding sequences:
- the PLPPR3 gene encoding phospholipid phosphatase-related protein type 3: MIPPKEKARAPKDSMTLLPCFYFVELPIVASSVVTLYFLELTDLFKPAKVGFQCHDRALSMPYVETNEELIPLLMLLSLAFAAPAASIMVGEGMVYCLQSRLKGRAGAEGSINAGGCNFNSFLRRTVRFVGVHVFGLCATALVTDVIQLATGYHAPFFLTVCKPNYTLLGTPCDANPYITQDICSGTDKHAILSARKTFPSQHATLSAFAAVYVSMYFNSIISDSTKLLKPILVFAFAIAAGICGLTQITQYRSHPADVYVGFLIGAGIAAYLAFHAVGNFRAPTERVPAQAPAKDALRALTQRGHDSVYHQNKSVSTDELNPQARLEEAARPVPREKNSLGSLKRASVDVDLLAPRSPMGKENMVTFSNTLPRVNTPSMDDPARRHMTIHVPVDASRSKQLITEWKQKSLEGRSMTLAEEAAQGRGVGEPGEEVPPSLYPTVQARSAERVAVGPRVLIQPRPGASQLVHIPEESQAGAGAAASAGAAVRAKWVMVAEKGGAQRVANPPRLMQVIAMSKQQSLVSVTPKHSETSSSSTSSDSSQYRSPSERDSSSIITIDAHAPHHPVVHLSAGNGPWEWKSGPKGPDGPDTYELGEVGKDFHGFRPAKSAGVSPGSSVSDMEQDEPRYGSLAAIPGAAGGGGERVEAPPEGLLATASRDSTLRRKPAERDGAADSEVDLYYKKMQAGRRFKD; this comes from the exons ATGATCCCCCCCAAGGAGAAAGCCCGCGCCCCCAAGGACAGCATGACACTCCTGCCCTGCTTCTACTTCGTGGAG CTGCCCATCGTGGCCTCCTCCGTTGTGACGCTCTATTTCCTGGAGCTGACAGACCTCTTCAAGCCAGCCAAGGTGGGCTTCCAGTGCCACGACCGGGCTCTCTCCATGCCCTACGTGGAGACCAACGAGGAGCTCATCCCgctgctgatgctgctcagcctggccttTGCTGCACCTGCTGCCTCG ATCATGGTCGGGGAGGGCATGGTGTACTGCCTGCAGTCCCGGCTGAAGGGCCGCGCCGGCGCCGAGGGCAGCATCAACGCCGGTGGCTGCAACTTCAACTCCTTCCTGCGCCGCACCGTCAGGTTTGTGG GTGTCCACGTGTTCGggctctgtgccacagccctggtgACAGACGTCATCCAGCTGGCTACTGGCTACCATGCTCCCTTCTTCCTGACCGTCTGCAAGCCCAACTACACACTTCTGGGCACTCCCTGCGACGCCAACCCCTACATCACTCAGGACATCTGCTCAGGCACCGACAAGCACGCCATCCTCTCCGCCAG gaagaCCTTCCCATCCCAGCACGCGACACTCTCGGCTTTCGCTGCTGTCTATGTGTCG ATGTATTTCAACTCCATCATCTCGGACAGCACCAAACTCCTCAAGCCCATCCTGGTCTTTGCCTTCGCCATCGCCGCCGGCATCTGTGGCCTGACCCAGATCACCCAGTACCGCAGCCACCCCGCCGACGTCTACGTGGGTTTCCTGATCGGCGCTGGCATTGCTGCCTACCTg GCTTTCCATGCCGTTGGCAACTTCCGTGCCCCGACGGAGcgggtcccagcacaggcaccGGCCAAGGACGCGCTGCGGGCGCTGACGCAGCGGGGCCACGACTCCGTGTACCACCAGAACAAGTCGGTGAGCACCGACGAGCTGAACCCCCAGGCGCGGCTGGAGGAGGCGGCACGGCCGGTGCCGCGGGAGAAGAACTCGCTGGGCAGCCTGAAGCGGGCCAGCGTGGACGTGGACCTGCTGGCCCCCCGCAGCCCAATGGGCAAGGAGAACATGGTGACCTTCAGCAACACCCTGCCCCGCGTCAACACGCCGTCCATGGACGACCCCGCGCGGCGCCACATGACCATCCACGTCCCCGTGGACGCCTCCCGCTCGAAGCAGCTCATCACGGAGTGGAAGCAGAAGTCTCTGGAGGGCCGGAGCATGACGCTGGCGGAGGAGGCGGCGCAGGGCCGGGGTGTGGGGGAGCCCGGCGAGGAGGTGCCCCCCTCGCTGTACCCCACGGTGCAGGCGCGCTCGGCCGAGCGGGTGGCCGTGGGGCCCCGCGTGCTCATCCAGCCCCGGCCGGGCGCCTCGCAGCTGGTGCACATCCCCGAGGAGAGCCAGGCGGGCGCTGGGGCCGCGGCCAGCGCGGGGGCGGCCGTGCGGGCCAAGTGGGTGATGGTGGCCGAGAAGGGGGGAGCGCAGCGGGTGGCCAACCCCCCGCGCCTGATGCAGGTCATCGCCATgtccaagcagcagagcctcgTCTCTGTCACCCCCAAGCACTCAGAGACGTCCTCGTCCTCCACCAGCTCTGACTCGTCTCAGTACCGCTCGCCCTCCGAGCGGGACAGCTCCAGCATCATCACCATCGACGCTCACGCCCCTCACCACCCTGTTGTCCACCTCTCTGCTGGCAACGGGCCCTGGGAGTGGAAGTCGGGGCCGAAGGGGCCAGATGGGCCAGACACCTACGAGCTGGGTGAGGTGGGGAAGGATTTCCACGGCTTCCGCCCAGCCAAGAGTGCCGGTGTCTCCCCTGGCTCCTCTGTCAGTGACATGGAGCAGGATGAGCCACGCTACGGCAGCCTGGCCGCCATCCCGGGGGCGGCAGGGGGTGGTGGGGAGCGGGTGGAGGCCCCTCCCGAGgggctgctggccacagccagcCGTGACTCCACGCTGCGGAGGAAGCCGGCCGAGAGGGACGGGGCGGCGGACAGCGAGGTGGACCTGTACTACAAGAAGATGCAGGCGGGCCGCAGGTTTAAGGACTGA